Proteins encoded by one window of Arachis hypogaea cultivar Tifrunner chromosome 1, arahy.Tifrunner.gnm2.J5K5, whole genome shotgun sequence:
- the LOC112702963 gene encoding alkaline/neutral invertase A, mitochondrial, translating to MTTGSYIGISTMKPCCRILGSYKSSSLFGFSPTKFKDSSSIMGIMTKSCHPKSCHRHRYHTCNSDTQIVGYISVINPNRRDFSVSDPNWGLSRSFSTRFCVNIGSIRPRVLSMIPNVASDFRNQSTSVDSHSNDTSFEKIYIQSGLNTKPLVIQKIETDQSELEEVTEETSDGSNINIHSFKDLSDNKVKKELSEIEKEAWKLLHGAVVTYCGNPVGTVAANDPAEKQPLNYDQVFLRDFVPSALAFLLNGEGEIVKNFLLHTLQLQSWEKTVDCYSPGQGLMPASFKVRTVPLDGSNEAFEEILDPDFGESAIGRVAPVDSGLWWIILLRAYGKLTGDYALQERVDVQTGIRLILKLCLTDGFDMFPSLLVTDGSCMIDRRMGIHGHPLEIQALFYSALRCAREILIVNDSTKNLVAAVNNRLSALSFHMREYYWVDMKKINEIYRYKTEEYSTDAVNKFNIYPEQIPAWLVDWISDEGGYFIGNLQPAHMDFRFFTLGNLWTIVSSLGTSKQNQGILNLIEAKWDDLVGQMPLKICYPALEGEEWRIITGSDPKNTPWSYHNGGSWPTLLWQFTLACIKMGRPDLAQKAVDLAEKRISVDRWPEYYDTRNGKFIGKQSRLMQTWTIAGFLTSKMLLENPEKASFLFWEEDFELLQNCVCMLNKSGRRKCSRFASRSQILV from the exons ATGACTACTGGTAGCTATATTGGAATCTCTACCATGAAACCTTGTTGTAGAATCCTAGGTAGCTACAAAAGCTCATCGCTTTTTGGATTTTCTCCAACCAAGTTTAAGGATTCATCATCAATCATGGGAATCATGACTAAATCATGTCATCCCAAATCATGTCATCGTCATAGATACCATACCTGTAATAGTGATACTCAGATTGTAGGGTACATAAGTGTGATCAATCCGAATCGGAGAGATTTTAGCGTCTCCGATCCGAATTGGGGTCTTTCTAGGAGTTTTAGCACTAGATTCTGTGTCAATATTGGTAGTATTAGGCCTAGGGTTCTCTCAATGATACCGAATGTAGCTTCGGATTTTAGAAACCAGTCTACGTCGGTTGATTCTCATTCTAATGACACAAGCTTTGAGAAGATTTACATTCAAAGTGGCTTGAATACGAAGCCCTTGGTGATACAAAAAATTGAGACTGATCAGAGTGAATTGGAAGAAGTCACTGAAGAAACAAGTGATGGatcaaatataaatatacatagtTTCAAGGATTTGAGTGACAATAAGGTTAAGAAGGAGTTGTCTGAGATTGAAAAGGAAGCTTGGAAGTTGCTTCATGGTGCTGTTGTCACTTACTGTGGGAATCCGGTTGGGACTGTTGCAGCTAATGATCCTGCTGAAAAACAACCACTGAATTATGATCAAGTCTTTCTCCGTGATTTCGTTCCATCGGCACTTGCCTTTCTGCTCAATGGCGAAGGAGAAATTGTCAAGAATTTTCTACTTCACACATTGCAATTGCAG AGTTGGGAGAAGACTGTCGACTGCTACAGCCCAGGGCAAGGGTTGATGCCAGCAAGCTTCAAAGTTAGAACTGTGCCTCTTGAtggaagcaatgaagcatttgAGGAAATTCTGGATCCTGATTTTGGCGAATCAGCTATTGGCCGTGTTGCACCTGTTGATTCag GATTATGGTGGATTATATTGTTGAGAGCTTATGGGAAGCTAACGGGTGATTATGCATTGCAAGAAAGAGTGGATGTACAGACAGGGATAAGATTGATCCTTAAGTTATGTCTAACTGATGGATTTGATATGTTTCCTTCGCTGTTAGTTACTGATGGTTCCTGCATGATTGATAGAAGAATGGGAATTCATGGTCACCCTCTAGAGATCCAG GCATTATTTTATTCAGCTTTGCGCTGCGCTCGTGAGATCTTGATAGTCAATGATTCTACCAAGAATCTAGTGGCAGCCGTTAATAATCGCCTGAGTGCACTCTCCTTCCACATGCGAGAATATTACTGGGTAGATATGAAGAAGATTAACGAAATTTATCGCTACAAGACAGAGGAGTATTCTACCGATGCTGTCAACAAGTTTAACATCTATCCAGAGCAAATTCCTGCATGGTTAGTTGACTGGATATCCGACGAAGGAGGATACTTCATTGGCAACTTGCAGCCTGCTCATATGGACTTTAGGTTTTTCACTCTCGGAAACCTGTGGACTATTGTTTCGTCTCTAGGAACATCGAAACAGAACCAAGGCATTTTGAATTTAATAGAGGCTAAATGGGATGATCTTGTTGGCCAGATGCCTCTTAAGATATGTTATCCAGCACTGGAAGGCGAGGAATGGCGCATCATCACCGGTAGTGACCCCAAGAACAC CCCATGGTCGTATCACAATGGTGGATCTTGGCCAACACTTCTCTGGCAG TTCACATTGGCATGTATCAAGATGGGAAGGCCTGATTTGGCCCAGAAGGCTGTTGATTTAGCCGAGAAGAGGATTTCGGTGGACAGATGGCCGGAGTATTATGATACTCGAAACGGAAAGTTCATTGGCAAACAATCTCGGCTGATGCAAACGTGGACCATCGCCGGTTTCCTGACCTCAAAGATGCTCCTAGAGAATCCAGAGAAGGCATCCTTCTTGTTCTGGGAGGAGGATTTTGAACTCCTTCAGAACTGTGTCTGTATGCTGAACAAATCTGGTAGAAGGAAGTGTTCCCGCTTTGCCTCAAGATCTCAGATTCTTGTTTAA
- the LOC112702972 gene encoding gibberellin 2-beta-dioxygenase 2, whose protein sequence is MVLASPNPITSDRILSTTIELPVVDLKGDRSVVSKLIVKACEDFGFFKVINHGVNQETIATIEEAAFGFFGKPMSQKKMAAPVYGCKNIGFNGDMGEVEYLLLNATSNSSSILHHISNVPSNFRCIVSAYTEEVREVACEILELIAEGLGVPDTSLFSKLIKDSESDSLLRLNHYPPLPIPPIHHCTTDWDNSSNKVVGFGEHSDPQILTILRSNDVPGLQISLQDGLWVPVIPDPSAFFVNVGDVLEVMTNGRFASVRHRAMTNSQKSRMSMAYFGAPPLTARIVAPPVLVTPQTPSLFRPFTWADYKKATYSLRLGDTRIDLFRNRKDF, encoded by the exons ATGGTGCTGGCTTCTCCAAACCCAATAACGAGTGATAGGATCCTATCCACCACCATTGAGCTTCCGGTGGTGGACCTTAAGGGAGATAGGTCGGTGGTGTCAAAGCTCATCGTGAAAGCATGTGAAGACTTTGGTTTCTTCAAGGTCATCAACCATGGTGTCAATCAAGAAACCATAGCCACAATAGAAGAAGCCGCCTTTGGTTTCTTTGGCAAACCAATGAGCCAGAAGAAAATGGCTGCACCTGTCTATGGATGCAAGAACATTGGCTTCAATGGTGACATGGGTGAGGTCGAGTACCTTCTTCTCAATGCTACCTCTAACTCctcctccattcttcatcacatTTCCAATGTCCCTTCTAACTTCAG GTGTATAGTGAGTGCATACACAGAAGAAGTGAGGGAGGTAGCATGTGAGATATTGGAGCTAATTGCAGAGGGACTGGGGGTCCCGGACACTTCGCTCTTCAGCAAACTCATCAAAGACTCTGAAAGTGACTCACTTCTGAGACTCAATCACTACCCTCCTCTTCCTATTCCCCCCATTCATCACTGCACCACCGATTGGGACAACTCCTCCAATAAGGTTGTTGGATTTGGAGAGCATTCTGACCCTCAGATCTTGACCATCCTCAGATCCAACGATGTTCCTGGCCTCCAGATCTCCCTCCAAGATGGTCTCTGGGTCCCAGTCATCCCTGACCCCTCTGCTTTCTTTGTTAATGTGGGTGATGTACTTGAG GTTATGACAAATGGAAGATTTGCAAGTGTGAGACACAGGGCAATGACCAACTCACAGAAATCAAGAATGTCAATGGCATATTTTGGGGCTCCACCACTAACTGCACGTATCGTTGCTCCACCAGTTTTGGTTACACCACAGACCCCCTCTCTCTTCCGACCTTTCACTTGGGCCGACTACAAGAAAGCCACTTACTCTCTCAGGCTTGGAGACACTCGCATTGACCTCTTCAGAAATCGCAAAGACTTTTGA